Proteins from a single region of Amorphus orientalis:
- the mce gene encoding methylmalonyl-CoA epimerase, translating into MIGRLNHVAIAVPDIQAATAVYREQLGAAVSEAVEQPDHGVTTVFVELPNTKIELLEPLGEDSPIANYLAKNPVGGIHHICYEVPDIRAARDTLVAAGARVLGDGEPKIGAHGKPVLFLHPKDFCGTLTELEEA; encoded by the coding sequence ATGATCGGGCGTCTCAACCACGTGGCGATCGCCGTGCCGGACATCCAGGCAGCGACCGCGGTCTATCGTGAGCAACTGGGGGCGGCCGTCTCCGAGGCGGTGGAGCAGCCCGATCACGGGGTGACGACGGTCTTCGTCGAGCTTCCCAACACCAAGATCGAACTCCTCGAGCCGCTGGGCGAGGACTCCCCCATCGCCAACTATCTGGCCAAGAACCCGGTCGGGGGCATCCACCACATCTGCTACGAGGTGCCGGACATCCGGGCGGCGCGCGATACGCTGGTGGCCGCCGGCGCGCGGGTGCTCGGCGACGGGGAGCCGAAGATCGGGGCCCACGGCAAGCCGGTCCTGTTCCTTCATCCGAAGGATTTCTGCGGCACCCTCACGGAGCTGGAGGAGGCCTAG
- a CDS encoding ribonuclease J has product MADRDELVFLPLGGVGEIGMNLGLYGIGPAHDRSWLMVDLGITFGDETTPGVDLIYPDISFIEEERHNLVGIVLTHAHEDHYGAVLDLWPRLQVPVYATAFTAGLLEAKALENRVGHTVPVTTVDQGARLSLGPFDVEFVAMSHSIPEPNALVIRTRHGTVVHSGDWKIDLTPGLGRPIDIERLKAVGDEGVRALVCDSTNAVRSGRSPSEAEVGARLTEIVKAAPNRVAVTTFASNVARLKAVAMAAQAAGREVVVIGRAMKRVIDVARELGYLEGAPNFLDEEAYGYLPRDKVVALLTGSQGESRAALARIAADDHPRVALSKGDLVIFSSRTIPGNESSVISIVNQLAEQGIEILTDQDDLVHVSGHPRRDELADLYSWIRPEVLIPVHGEPFHLEQHARFAKAQGIPEVVKGGNGDVFRLAPGPATVVDELDTDILYKDGHLILAPAVSGADERRKLSFAGCVIVNIVLDGKGNLATDPAVAAFGIPSVDRDGDPFPVLLQDAVEEALDGIPRPRRRDRELVAKAARRAVRSLMNARWGKKPLCRVEVTAL; this is encoded by the coding sequence GATGAATCTTGGCCTCTACGGGATCGGCCCGGCCCATGACCGCTCGTGGTTGATGGTGGACCTCGGGATCACGTTCGGCGACGAGACGACGCCGGGCGTGGACCTGATCTATCCCGACATCAGCTTCATCGAGGAAGAGCGGCACAATCTGGTCGGGATCGTGCTCACCCACGCCCATGAAGATCACTACGGCGCGGTGCTGGATTTGTGGCCGCGGCTGCAGGTGCCGGTCTACGCGACCGCGTTCACGGCGGGCCTTCTGGAAGCGAAGGCGCTGGAGAACCGGGTCGGTCACACCGTGCCGGTGACGACCGTTGATCAGGGCGCACGCCTGTCGCTCGGTCCTTTCGACGTCGAATTCGTCGCGATGAGCCACTCGATCCCCGAGCCGAACGCGCTGGTCATCCGGACAAGGCACGGAACCGTCGTGCATTCGGGCGACTGGAAGATCGATCTGACGCCGGGCCTCGGCCGGCCCATCGATATTGAGCGGCTGAAGGCGGTGGGCGACGAGGGCGTTCGGGCGCTCGTCTGCGATTCCACCAATGCTGTCCGCAGCGGGCGCTCACCGTCCGAGGCGGAAGTCGGTGCGCGGCTGACGGAGATCGTCAAGGCTGCACCGAACCGGGTGGCCGTGACGACGTTCGCTTCCAACGTCGCGCGTCTGAAGGCCGTGGCGATGGCGGCACAGGCGGCGGGCCGCGAGGTCGTCGTCATCGGCCGGGCGATGAAGCGGGTGATCGATGTCGCCCGGGAACTGGGCTATCTCGAAGGCGCCCCGAACTTCCTCGACGAGGAGGCATACGGCTATCTCCCGCGGGACAAGGTGGTGGCGCTTCTGACCGGCAGCCAGGGAGAATCGCGCGCGGCACTGGCCCGGATCGCCGCCGACGATCATCCCAGGGTGGCGCTCTCCAAGGGCGACCTGGTGATCTTTTCCTCCCGCACCATCCCCGGCAACGAATCCTCGGTCATTTCGATCGTGAACCAGCTTGCCGAGCAGGGGATTGAGATCCTCACCGATCAGGACGATCTGGTGCACGTCTCCGGCCATCCGCGCCGCGACGAACTGGCCGATCTGTACAGCTGGATCCGTCCCGAGGTTCTCATCCCGGTCCACGGAGAGCCGTTCCACCTGGAACAGCACGCCCGTTTCGCCAAGGCCCAGGGCATTCCGGAAGTGGTGAAGGGCGGCAACGGCGACGTGTTCCGGCTGGCGCCCGGTCCGGCCACCGTCGTCGACGAACTCGACACGGACATCCTCTACAAGGACGGCCACCTGATCCTTGCTCCGGCCGTGTCGGGCGCGGACGAGCGGCGCAAGCTGTCCTTCGCGGGCTGCGTGATCGTCAACATCGTGCTCGACGGCAAGGGCAATCTGGCGACCGATCCGGCGGTGGCCGCGTTCGGAATCCCGTCGGTCGACAGGGACGGGGACCCGTTCCCGGTCCTGCTTCAGGACGCGGTGGAAGAGGCGCTCGACGGCATTCCGCGCCCGCGCCGGCGGGATCGGGAGCTGGTCGCCAAGGCAGCCCGCCGCGCGGTGCGCAGCCTGATGAATGCCAGGTGGGGCAAGAAGCCCCTTTGCCGGGTGGAGGTCACGGCCCTATGA